TCGAACACCTCCCCATTGATAACCCGTAGTTTCTCCCGCTGCAGGCTATATTCCAGGTCCTTGGGCCGGCTGGCATTGTAGATAAAGATGGCCAGCAGGACCGTGGGTGCCTGGAGGAAGAAGTCCAGCGAAGGGTGGAAGTCaaagaggaagagggagagGCCTGTGACCAGAACAGTAGTGATCTGGCCAGTCAGCACATGGAACATGTTGTCTCTGAATTTTAAGATGAAGGCCACGGATAAGCCCAGGGCAGCTAGGGAGAACACAGAAGATTATGAGTTCTTCAAATGGATACTAGAGCTAGATAAATGAACTAGTCCAGTTAATAAGAAATTACATCCAGCAGCTGGATTAGTGTAGCTTAGCACTGATGCCAGAAGCAGGACCAAATACCCACCAGGCTCTGTTCAGAGGCATAAAACAACTCAAGTACCAGCAGCTTACAAGATCACAAGTTAAGATGATTTTGTCTGTAGACGACAGAAATTGTACAAAGTAGTGGTTTTGCATGCTACAGTCTTTTGGAGCCCCCACCCCAACCCCTCCTCTATTTACGCcagctttcatctgattggctgcccctacATCTGAGCTTCTACAAACAGAACCAGGTGCTGCACCACTTCCTCTGCTTATCAATTTGACAGACTTCCTTCAACCCAACCATCCCTTCCAGCTCATCCTGGAGGACACAGTATTCCCCAAGCCCACTGAGACATGGCCAAAAACACCTCACCTATGGGGCGTCCAGGAGGAATCCTAGTTAGATGCCCCGAGTACCTCAACTGTCTTCATTTGATGAACATAATTTCTCTTCCTCAAGCAACTTCTATAATCCTATATGTCCATATAATCATGGACATGTTTGCATATAATTCAAAGCAGCAaactaattaaattaaattagagtgGACATCTCCAGCAACAGAAATGACAGTAGGAGATCTCAGTTCAATAAACATCACACTTATGCCTGCTTGATATTGATCTTCCAGTCATGTGCTGTATAAAACAGTATTCAAATGTCCCTCTGATGTGAGAACGATGCACTACAGTGCTGACTGAAGTTATCAATCTTGTGATAGGCAGaaacaaagttaaaaatgttaaatgtaattttgtgGTCCCAATGACTGCATGATGTCCAAAAGTAGAATAAATGTTGAAGCTGTTTTGGTCCACTTCTGTTTAACACTGACATTTTGGAAGAAACTGACGAATCTgactaatggaaaaaaaaatataaatttgtgATGACAGTGCGAATCATTAATCCACCATTACTCACCAGTGACCAGCACCAAGCCCAGGGAATAAATGTTATGTCCATGTAGGAGGCCACAGTGCATGGTGAGACCTCGTGCCTCGCTGTTGAGCCCAAGAGTCAGACCATTAAATGCCACACCAAAGGCATACCTAAAAAACACGCAGTGAAAACGACTGATGTTAGCATCAAAGTCATCCACCTGTCCTCTGCTTTCCCATTTTCTTCACAAGCTGCTTCTCACAGTTTACTGTTCTGTATGAAGATGCTCTCAGTGAGCTGCTCTCCTTCTTTGAGAATCTTCTCATTGTAGATGTTGGCCATGGCAGAGATGAAGCACTGGAGGATGAGCAGGATGTGACCCACACCCAGAGATTGAAGCTTCGATACTACTTTGTCCCTCCAGGCCTGGCCGGGCAGGGCTGATGCCCATGACACACTGGCAGTGTAAAGGAACAAAGATGTGAAAAAGTATATTTAATGTAACGTGCACATTACATTATTTCACTGtagattaataaataataaaaaaactttttatCAAGTTGCAAAAGAAGTGCTCAGAACTTCCCAAAGCGCTCTGTGCCATTTTACTTACAGAATACTTTCTCAATGCAGCAGTCAAAAACACCATCATTTTAAATCTAATATTACAAATATGACAGATATGTGTCATTTATTAGATTACCAAACCTTTTCTTCTACCTTTGCATAAAAGACCTGCTAAAATAGTTGGAACTGATACATATAATCTTTCCATCTCTCCCTGCAGCTGTGGGCAGTTTAAGATTCAGCTTCCCAGCATGAGCTGCAAAATCAACTATGTTTGAGGGGACTGATCTCACTAAATGAATTCAAGGTGATTAGAAATTATTTGAATACAGTGATAAATGTTGTGCACCCTCACACGTGTGACCTGTCATGATGTTTTCatagttttgaaatatttaactTAAGTTTCTacactttattctttatctcATGTGTATAAATATGCTCACTGGGTGTGTATTGTTCTATTTTGTGCTGCTGCTCATCTTGTTCTGGAAAATTGTTCTGcttcaaaaacattttaaatctcCGAAGATCTACTTCCTAGTTAAGTAAAGGTTAAATAATCCTGCATGCTTCACGTTTACCTGCTGTTCTTCATCTCCTCCAGAAGCTGGGTGTAGAGTAGGCAAGAGTTGGAGGGGCTAGAAAGTGGGTTTGAGTGAAGACTGGGAACAGCTATTGAGTTTTGCTTGCCTCCTGATCCTGTTGTCAAGGAAACGATGGACAGGAAGAGAATAACCAACGCTGCCCACTGAACCCAAGACAGGCGCCTCCTGTAGGAAAAGgccaagtaaaaaaacaaaaaacaaatgacgCTTAATCTATTAGCTTATGATATCACCTCTCATTCTacaatcaaacacacacaacatattTCTGAAGAACAGTTGAGTTAAAAGAGAAACTTACTTCAAAACAATTCTAAAGAGCACAGCTGTGGTCAGGATGACAAAGTTGGAGAACAACACTGCCATAGCCTGGGAACaaaacagaacagcagcagctcagcaCATTTAAAGCATCAAATATTCGTGCAGGACATTTTGTTAATGCCAGTCTGATAtgaaaagctcaaatctacAAACTGGAAAATGAGATTTGGATGTTAACAAAGGGTTAAAAAATTTGCAGTCCAGGCAACCAAATTTCCCTCTAGCAGCTATCATTTAGCAAACATCTTAAATATCTTATCTGTACTAACGGGCTGCAGGTAGCTCATAACATAGAAGATGATGAGGTTGTCAAGAAAGTAAAGGAAAGCAGGGACGGCCCACTTCAGGGAGCTGAGGAAGGAAGAGCTGGAGGCACAACCCAAATCTCTGCATGATCGGCCCTCTGTAGTAACAGAAAGAAAGAGTCAACGAACATCCTTCACTCATGGAACACAGAATGAGGCCGGATGAACTTATGAACACAAATATTAGTTGTAAGACTTGTCGTGGTTTTTGTCATATTCGAGATATGATAAATACTAATACCCAGGTTATCGATCCCTTCCATTTTGTAATGGTTAATTCAACATTCCTGTTGCCACTGACCTTTAATTGGAGAGTTGACCTTATTTTGACTGGCCATCATTCACTAACCTGTCTCCTATAGACTTCATTAGTTTAGATTTTTAGTGCCTTCTATGATCTAAGCCAGCAGGTATAttgaaatctaaaaataattTCAACAGGCAGCCACACCTATGTATGATAAACTAATAGGTAAGGCCCCAAAATTTTGGAGACACAGGactttataataaataatacataattAATCATTCATTAATAATGGTCCTAAAAACAGATCAGCCATATTTAACTggtatgtttttctttattttcatagGCAAACTTGTAGAACTTGTAATCATACTTAATCACACACAACACTATCTTAGTTTCTTTTTAACTTCTTCCACATTCAAGCAATTTGCCCAGATATCTGAAACTGAGGGTGTTTGTGCTTGTTTACTCTGGTCCTAATCACTTGatgagtttgtaaacttttagCTTTTCCCTGTGATTGGGTTTGTTTCCACACAGAGAAGAATTCAAGTGAACTCCATGCAAACCAAACTGCGTCACTACAAACCATGTGACAATGTGCAGT
This DNA window, taken from Oreochromis niloticus isolate F11D_XX linkage group LG16, O_niloticus_UMD_NMBU, whole genome shotgun sequence, encodes the following:
- the slc35a5 gene encoding UDP-sugar transporter protein SLC35A5 isoform X1, whose product is MACCPLCPRLCSRSSAYTLALGLGFVTLGTSRILLLKMSANAENKYDFLPASVNLLAEALKLLFCLVMSVRVIVREGRSCRDLGCASSSSFLSSLKWAVPAFLYFLDNLIIFYVMSYLQPAMAVLFSNFVILTTAVLFRIVLKRRLSWVQWAALVILFLSIVSLTTGSGGKQNSIAVPSLHSNPLSSPSNSCLLYTQLLEEMKNSSVSWASALPGQAWRDKVVSKLQSLGVGHILLILQCFISAMANIYNEKILKEGEQLTESIFIQNSKLYAFGVAFNGLTLGLNSEARGLTMHCGLLHGHNIYSLGLVLVTAALGLSVAFILKFRDNMFHVLTGQITTVLVTGLSLFLFDFHPSLDFFLQAPTVLLAIFIYNASRPKDLEYSLQREKLRVINGEVFERSRGDGEELELLTKANGDSESDEESL
- the slc35a5 gene encoding UDP-sugar transporter protein SLC35A5 isoform X2, translating into MACCPLCPRLCSRSSAYTLALGLGFVTLGTSRILLLKMSANAENKYDFLPASVNLLAEALKLLFCLVMSVRVIVREGRSCRDLGCASSSSFLSSLKWAVPAFLYFLDNLIIFYVMSYLQPAMAVLFSNFVILTTAVLFRIVLKRRLSWVQWAALVILFLSIVSLTTGSGGKQNSIAVPSLHSNPLSSPSNSCLLYTQLLEEMKNSSVSWASALPGQAWRDKVVSKLQSLGVGHILLILQCFISAMANIYNEKILKEGEQLTESIFIQNSKLYAFGVAFNGLTLGLNSEARGLTMHCGLLHGHNIYSLGLVLVTGR